In Notamacropus eugenii isolate mMacEug1 chromosome 1, mMacEug1.pri_v2, whole genome shotgun sequence, one genomic interval encodes:
- the LOC140517124 gene encoding uncharacterized protein — protein WQLSELRARRCKPPCEAWPGPARRREAGRGGTRRNEAGRGEAKRGAARRGEARRGAARRGGPGGDARRRRPRPRAPLRAPGPGPGLGRRSRRGAPSGGSPGPPLLHHGGGGPGGAPPRASGRRAGAAPRPRSPCRRRSSPPPGPRPPGPPSLGQPPAAWAAPPDCPPGPAAAAGPAPAAPRAPAGPRGAAPAAPASAAGPAGAQAQAPARAAGRGPGRAPGC, from the exons TGGCAGCTGAGTGAGCTCCGCGCCCGCCGCTGCAAGCCGCCCTGCGAGGCCTGGCCAGGCCCGGCGAGGCGACGCGAGGCGGGACGAGGCGGGACGAGGCGGAACGAGGCGGGGCGAGGCGAGGCGAAGCGAGGCGCGGCGCGGCGCGGCGAGGCGAGGCGGGGCGCGGCGAGGCGAGGCGGCCCCGGCGGCGATGCGAGACGGCGGCGGCCGCGGCCCCGAGCCCCGCTCCGcgcccccggccccggccccggcctaGGCCGGCGCTCCCGCCGCGGGGCCCCGAGCGGCGGCAGCCCCGGCCCCCCCCTCCTCCACCACGGCGGCGGCGGCCCCGGCGGCGCCCCCCCCCGGGCCTCGGGCCGCCGCGCCGGAGCCGCGCCTCGGCCTCGTTCTCCTTGTCGCCGTCGTTCTAGTCCGCCGCCGGGGCCGCGGCCGCCGGGCCCCCCGTCCCTGGGGCAGCCTCCTGCAGCGTGGGCCGCGCCGCCTGATTGCCCGCCCGGGCCTGCCGCGGCTGCGGGCCCGGCCCCGGCCGCGCCGCGGGCCCCCGCGGGGCCCCGAGGAGCCGCACCCGCCGCGCCCGCGTCCGCCGCCGGGCCAGCCGGG gcccaggcccaggcgCCGGCTCGCGCCGCGGGCAGAGGCCCAGGCCGGGCGCCCGGCTGCTGA